In Periplaneta americana isolate PAMFEO1 chromosome 4, P.americana_PAMFEO1_priV1, whole genome shotgun sequence, one DNA window encodes the following:
- the LOC138698900 gene encoding uncharacterized protein isoform X4, translated as MRTSATSVLGVAVTFLAVPTLGRNTHSIIRTLQAPGTYSGGRGLLDRLSHFLLRRHRPVMDVNDFLLNGRNFENLHKTISPDVLQLYTDSTFGDWDVNWLLEWIDSSCLSGPAKTFLDSLLDFLFSRCGHFRKIQDIMKAFLEAIMKDCGDKSKITRFIKWLVNTVLSECNDNTKPQKEDWLLRAVLQI; from the exons GTCACGTTTCTGGCCGTGCCTACTCTAGGACGTAACACACATTCCATCATAAGAACTCTCCAGGCGCCTGGAACGTATTCAG GTGGCAGGGGCTTGCTGGACCGTTTGTCACATTTTCTCCTTCGAAGGCACAGGCCAGTGATGGATGTGAATGACTTCCTCCTGAATGGACGCAACTTCGAGAACTTGCATAAAACTATCAGCCCTGATGTATTACAACTGTACACAGACTCGACGTTCGGAGACTGGGACGTGAACTGGCTCTTGGAGTGGATAGACTCCAGCTGCTTGTCAGGACCAGCGAAGACATTCTTGGACAGCCTCCTGGACTTTCTCTTCAGCAGATGTGGTCACTTCAGGAAGATCCAGGACATCATGAAGGCTTTCCTGGAAGCCATCATGAAGGACTGCGGGGATAAATCGAAGATCACGCGCTTCATTAAGTGGCTCGTCAACACGGTCCTGTCCGAATGCAATGACAACacgaagcctcagaaagaagaCTGGCTTCTTAGAGCGGTGCTTCAAATATAA
- the LOC138698900 gene encoding uncharacterized protein isoform X3, whose amino-acid sequence MRTSAICVLGIAVTFLAVPTLGRNTHSIIRTLQAPGTYSGGRGLLDRLSHFLLRRHRPVMDVNDFLLNGRNFENLHKTISPDVLQLYTDSTFGDWDVNWLLEWIDSSCLSGPAKTFLDSLLDFLFSRCGHFRKIQDIMKAFLEAIMKDCGDKSKITRFIKWLVNTVLSECNDNTKPQKEDWLLRAVLQI is encoded by the exons ATGCGCACCTCAGCCATCTGCGTCCTGGGAATCGCG GTCACGTTTCTGGCCGTGCCTACTCTAGGACGTAACACACATTCCATCATAAGAACTCTCCAGGCGCCTGGAACGTATTCAG GTGGCAGGGGCTTGCTGGACCGTTTGTCACATTTTCTCCTTCGAAGGCACAGGCCAGTGATGGATGTGAATGACTTCCTCCTGAATGGACGCAACTTCGAGAACTTGCATAAAACTATCAGCCCTGATGTATTACAACTGTACACAGACTCGACGTTCGGAGACTGGGACGTGAACTGGCTCTTGGAGTGGATAGACTCCAGCTGCTTGTCAGGACCAGCGAAGACATTCTTGGACAGCCTCCTGGACTTTCTCTTCAGCAGATGTGGTCACTTCAGGAAGATCCAGGACATCATGAAGGCTTTCCTGGAAGCCATCATGAAGGACTGCGGGGATAAATCGAAGATCACGCGCTTCATTAAGTGGCTCGTCAACACGGTCCTGTCCGAATGCAATGACAACacgaagcctcagaaagaagaCTGGCTTCTTAGAGCGGTGCTTCAAATATAA
- the LOC138698900 gene encoding uncharacterized protein isoform X2 produces the protein MRTSATSVLGVAVSFLVVSTLGRNTNTFLRPHRAPKLHSGMRSLLHRLSDSFRRTTPKSAMDLDDFLLNERSLEGRKGMDLKIGHGGLEWLLSWVDFSCLSQRSQVLLQALMDVVFNECSHFTRIQALIKSFLDAMLVDCGRTSPVKRFIKWLISMILSECEGSGSKESSESSETSYSSESSEEIGTGLPESITIEHLKS, from the exons GTCAGTTTTCTGGTCGTTTCTACACTGGGACGTAACACAAATACCTTCCTAAGACCTCACCGGGCGCCTAAACTACATTCAG GCATGAGGAGCTTACTACACCGCCTTTCAGATTCTTTCCGTCGAACCACGCCGAAATCCGCGATGGATCTGGATGACTTCCTCCTCAACGAACGCAGCTTGGAAGGCAGAAAGGGTATGGACTTGAAAATAGGACACGGAGGCCTCGAATGGCTCCTGAGCTGGGTAGACTTCAGCTGCCTGTCGCAAAGATCGCAGGTTTTGCTGCAAGCTCTTATGGACGTTGTCTTCAACGAGTGCAGCCACTTCACGCGGATCCAGGCTCTCATAAAGTCCTTCCTTGATGCGATGCTGGTCGATTGCGGGAGGACATCGCCCGTCAAGCGCTTTATCAAATGGCTCATCAGCATGATTCTCTCTGAATGCGAAGGCAGTGGAAGCAAAGAAAGTAGCGAAAGCAGTGAAACTAGCTATAGCAGCGAATCGTCTGAAGAAATAGGCACCGGATTACCTGAATCCATAACCATCGAACACCTGAAAAGCTAA
- the LOC138698900 gene encoding uncharacterized protein isoform X1 — translation MRTSATSVLGVAVSFLVVSTLGRNTNTFLRPHRAPKLHSAGMRSLLHRLSDSFRRTTPKSAMDLDDFLLNERSLEGRKGMDLKIGHGGLEWLLSWVDFSCLSQRSQVLLQALMDVVFNECSHFTRIQALIKSFLDAMLVDCGRTSPVKRFIKWLISMILSECEGSGSKESSESSETSYSSESSEEIGTGLPESITIEHLKS, via the exons GTCAGTTTTCTGGTCGTTTCTACACTGGGACGTAACACAAATACCTTCCTAAGACCTCACCGGGCGCCTAAACTACATTCAG CAGGCATGAGGAGCTTACTACACCGCCTTTCAGATTCTTTCCGTCGAACCACGCCGAAATCCGCGATGGATCTGGATGACTTCCTCCTCAACGAACGCAGCTTGGAAGGCAGAAAGGGTATGGACTTGAAAATAGGACACGGAGGCCTCGAATGGCTCCTGAGCTGGGTAGACTTCAGCTGCCTGTCGCAAAGATCGCAGGTTTTGCTGCAAGCTCTTATGGACGTTGTCTTCAACGAGTGCAGCCACTTCACGCGGATCCAGGCTCTCATAAAGTCCTTCCTTGATGCGATGCTGGTCGATTGCGGGAGGACATCGCCCGTCAAGCGCTTTATCAAATGGCTCATCAGCATGATTCTCTCTGAATGCGAAGGCAGTGGAAGCAAAGAAAGTAGCGAAAGCAGTGAAACTAGCTATAGCAGCGAATCGTCTGAAGAAATAGGCACCGGATTACCTGAATCCATAACCATCGAACACCTGAAAAGCTAA